From a region of the Triticum aestivum cultivar Chinese Spring chromosome 7D, IWGSC CS RefSeq v2.1, whole genome shotgun sequence genome:
- the LOC123167682 gene encoding uncharacterized protein — protein MYGPALVSAYVDGRRGPSPPSSSGGGTGRSGLGLRRRRRGPSPPSTIGGSTERNRRPGTRRCVQGAAAKLRYRPLWHGGETVPWRLWGEGRVRESGTFLWLPACRGMDFPAVVVLHDASSSFLPPLDMHSTIPCPLPGGQRKASVRNMDDAREQIGTAISTALKEIKPISISIN, from the exons ATGTATGGACCGGCCCTGGTCTCAGCCTACGTCGACGGGCGGCGTGGTCCCTCTCCTCCATCGAGTAGCGGCGGTGGCACGGGACGCAGCGGGCTCGGCCTTCGTCGTCGGCGGCGGGGTCCCTCTCCTCCCTCCACCATCGGCGGCAGCACCGAACGCAACAGGCGGCCAGGGACACGACGATGCGTGCAAGGCGCGGCGGCGAAGCTGAGGTACCGGCCCTTGTGGCACGGGGGCGAGACGGTGCCATGGCGGCTGTGGGGTGAAGGGCGCGTGCGTGAAAGCGGCACGTTCCTTTGGCTTCCGGCGTGCCGCGGCATGGACTTCCCTGCTGTCGTCGTGCTACATGATGCTAGCTCCTCCTTCCTCCCGCCGCTGGACATGCACAGCACCATTCCATGCCCTCTGCCCGGTGGCCAGAGAAAG GCATCGGTGAGAAATATGGATGATGCACGTGAACAGATTGGCACTGCCATCTCCACTGCATTGAAGGAGATCAAGCCCATTTCCATCAGCATCAACTAG